A portion of the Kribbella jejuensis genome contains these proteins:
- a CDS encoding ABC transporter substrate-binding protein: MRRLVSAAAAGTALALLLAACNGAATANQGTSKDASITVAAGDITTENFNPFSSTALQPTLGVIYEPLYWYNFAKQSEPTPVLATGFSWNAAGTELTIKTRHDVKWNDGQPFTAKDVAFTFNLVAKTPALNPSGLAATAKATSDDTAVLTFKTKSLMQEPAVLANQAIVPEHIWKDIKDPTTNLNKNPVGTGPFKVKSFTPQSFVLTKNDQYWEAGKPTIKEVRYLPVASADAASAALVAGKVDWASAYLPGIDNIMKSGKNLTYVNTPVMTTVIVTCSNAALGCTGPQTDPAVRKAIYLAMNREQLAKLAGGGVAGVGSPTMLLPGRDDNWIADAATAKLPQSADTDAANKALDAAGWVKGSDGVRAKDGKRLSLTVQTVTGWSDYILINDTLKQQLAAVGIELKPSQVSWNEWNAAQTNGKFQLSLDSVGLGASTNPYFTYNNKLATTNTAPVGKSASAGNQSRFSNPAVDAALTAAAGTTDQAAQKAEYAKIQSIIEDQLPYIPVYVNSMLTEFNTSRATGWPTKDNLYVLPAAWKAWDAGIVLKTIKPAS, from the coding sequence GTGCGACGCCTGGTGAGCGCCGCTGCCGCCGGGACGGCCCTCGCCCTGCTGCTCGCCGCCTGCAACGGCGCAGCGACCGCCAATCAGGGCACCTCCAAGGACGCCTCGATCACGGTCGCGGCCGGCGACATCACCACCGAGAACTTCAACCCGTTCAGCAGTACGGCGCTGCAGCCGACGCTGGGCGTCATCTACGAGCCGTTGTACTGGTACAACTTCGCGAAGCAGTCCGAGCCCACGCCCGTACTCGCGACCGGCTTCTCCTGGAACGCCGCCGGCACCGAGCTCACGATCAAGACCCGCCACGACGTGAAGTGGAACGACGGCCAGCCGTTCACCGCGAAGGATGTCGCCTTCACGTTCAACCTGGTCGCCAAGACACCCGCGCTGAACCCGTCCGGCCTCGCCGCGACGGCGAAGGCCACCTCCGACGACACCGCCGTACTGACGTTCAAGACGAAGTCCCTGATGCAGGAGCCGGCCGTGCTCGCCAACCAGGCGATCGTGCCCGAGCACATCTGGAAGGACATCAAGGACCCGACCACGAACCTCAACAAAAACCCTGTCGGCACCGGCCCGTTCAAGGTGAAGTCATTCACGCCGCAGAGCTTCGTACTGACCAAGAACGACCAGTACTGGGAGGCGGGCAAGCCGACCATCAAGGAGGTCCGCTACCTCCCGGTGGCTTCCGCGGACGCCGCAAGCGCGGCCCTGGTCGCGGGCAAGGTCGACTGGGCCAGCGCATACCTGCCGGGTATCGACAACATCATGAAGTCCGGCAAGAACCTGACCTACGTCAACACCCCGGTGATGACGACGGTCATCGTGACCTGCTCCAACGCGGCCCTCGGATGCACCGGTCCGCAGACCGATCCTGCCGTACGCAAGGCGATCTACCTGGCGATGAACCGCGAGCAGCTGGCGAAGCTGGCCGGCGGTGGTGTCGCGGGCGTCGGCTCGCCGACCATGCTGCTCCCGGGCCGCGACGACAACTGGATCGCGGACGCCGCGACGGCGAAGCTCCCGCAGAGCGCCGACACGGACGCGGCGAACAAGGCTCTCGACGCGGCCGGCTGGGTCAAGGGCAGTGACGGCGTACGGGCGAAGGACGGCAAGCGGCTGTCGCTGACTGTGCAGACCGTCACCGGGTGGAGCGACTACATCCTGATCAACGACACCCTCAAGCAGCAGCTGGCCGCCGTCGGCATCGAGCTCAAACCGAGCCAGGTGTCCTGGAACGAGTGGAACGCCGCGCAGACCAACGGCAAGTTCCAGCTCTCGCTGGACTCGGTCGGGCTCGGCGCGTCCACCAACCCGTACTTCACCTACAACAACAAGCTCGCCACCACGAACACCGCACCGGTCGGCAAGAGCGCCTCGGCCGGTAACCAGTCCCGCTTCTCCAACCCGGCCGTCGACGCGGCCCTCACGGCGGCCGCCGGGACCACGGACCAGGCCGCGCAGAAGGCGGAGTACGCGAAGATCCAGAGCATCATCGAGGACCAGCTGCCGTACATCCCGGTCTACGTGAACTCGATGCTGACCGAGTTCAACACCTCGCGCGCGACCGGCTGGCCGACCAAGGACAACCTGTACGTGCTGCCCGCCGCCTGGAAGGCGTGGGATGCCGGGATCGTGCTCAAGACGATCAAGCCCGCCAGCTGA
- a CDS encoding ABC transporter ATP-binding protein, with protein sequence MSALEMRSVVKEYRLRNGLRTTRLRAVDEVSFELQPGRTIALVGQSGSGKSTIAKLLLQLERPTSGEILVDGEPMQYRGAAAATYRKAVQMVFQDPFASLNPYHSIAHHLARPVKLHHPAFTRSQVDERVLELLRRVRLDESYAHRKPHELSGGQRQRVAIARALAPEPAILVADEPVSMLDVSIRLGVLNLLATLQREENLGVLYITHDLATARHFSDEIMVLYQGQVVEQGPADAVILNPQHEYTKLLAEAAPAPERRLAQLRP encoded by the coding sequence ATGAGTGCGCTCGAGATGCGCTCAGTTGTGAAGGAGTACCGGCTGCGCAACGGGCTGCGTACGACCAGGCTGCGTGCGGTCGACGAGGTCAGCTTCGAGCTACAGCCCGGCCGTACGATCGCACTCGTCGGGCAGTCCGGCTCGGGCAAGTCGACGATCGCGAAGCTCCTGCTGCAACTGGAGCGCCCCACGTCCGGCGAGATCCTGGTGGACGGCGAGCCGATGCAGTACCGCGGCGCGGCGGCAGCGACGTACCGCAAGGCCGTCCAGATGGTCTTCCAGGACCCGTTCGCGTCGTTGAACCCGTACCACTCGATCGCCCACCACCTGGCGCGGCCGGTGAAACTGCACCACCCGGCGTTCACCCGTTCGCAGGTCGACGAACGCGTACTGGAGCTCCTCCGCCGAGTCCGCCTCGACGAGTCGTACGCCCACCGCAAACCCCACGAACTCTCCGGCGGTCAACGCCAACGCGTCGCCATCGCCCGAGCCCTGGCCCCCGAACCGGCCATCCTGGTCGCCGACGAACCGGTCTCGATGCTCGACGTCTCGATCCGCCTGGGTGTCCTGAACCTCCTGGCAACCCTGCAACGCGAGGAAAACCTAGGAGTCCTCTACATCACCCACGACCTGGCCACCGCCCGCCACTTCAGCGACGAAATCATGGTCCTCTACCAAGGCCAGGTAGTAGAACAAGGCCCCGCCGACGCCGTGATCCTCAACCCCCAACACGAATACACCAAACTGTTAGCCGAAGCCGCCCCAGCCCCCGAACGCCGCCTCGCCCAACTGCGGCCGTAA
- a CDS encoding ThuA domain-containing protein, which yields MNVLVWGENRHEQVEPHVREIYPDGMHETIAAGIAENLPDAKISTTTLDEPEHGLTEEVLAQTDVLVWWGHAAHGEVDDKVVDRVYQHVLSGMGLVVLHSGHWSKIFGKLMGTTCTLRWRSERDRELVWTVNPTHPIAQGVPHPIVIEQQEMYGEFFDIPVPDELIFVSSFSGGEVFRSGCTFRRGHGKIFYFSPGDQDYPVYHHKDVRKVIANGVQWARTDLPKRALPTLLRYETDDFFNGHGYTGPIEEPADA from the coding sequence ATGAACGTACTTGTCTGGGGCGAGAACCGGCACGAGCAGGTCGAGCCGCATGTCCGGGAGATCTATCCCGACGGGATGCACGAGACCATCGCGGCCGGCATCGCCGAGAACCTTCCCGACGCCAAGATCTCGACCACGACACTGGACGAGCCCGAGCACGGCCTGACCGAGGAGGTGCTGGCGCAGACCGACGTACTGGTCTGGTGGGGCCACGCCGCGCACGGCGAGGTCGACGACAAGGTGGTCGACCGCGTGTACCAGCACGTGCTGTCCGGCATGGGCCTCGTCGTGCTGCACTCCGGCCACTGGTCGAAGATCTTCGGCAAGCTGATGGGCACCACCTGCACGCTCCGCTGGCGCAGCGAGCGCGACCGCGAGCTGGTCTGGACGGTCAACCCGACGCACCCGATCGCGCAGGGCGTGCCGCACCCGATCGTGATCGAGCAGCAGGAGATGTACGGCGAGTTCTTCGACATCCCGGTACCGGACGAACTGATCTTCGTCTCCTCGTTCTCCGGCGGCGAGGTGTTCCGTTCCGGCTGCACGTTCCGCCGCGGACACGGGAAGATCTTCTACTTCTCCCCCGGCGACCAGGACTACCCGGTGTACCACCACAAGGATGTCCGTAAGGTGATCGCGAACGGTGTCCAGTGGGCCCGTACGGACCTGCCGAAGCGGGCCCTGCCGACGCTGCTGCGCTACGAGACCGACGATTTCTTCAACGGACACGGGTACACCGGTCCCATCGAGGAGCCTGCCGATGCCTGA
- a CDS encoding ROK family transcriptional regulator: MQQVSDASYAPGYDPAPTNSRALIVDSIRSAGTVSRVELTQITGLTAPSVTTLVRRLIDDGLVDEAGRGSSTGGKPRTMLRIRAAARYVVGVHLSPDSVTYVLVDYAGGVVARWRRDGPGDESDPEQVVARIATETTELIERAGVDPALILGLGFVCPGPLIRNRGVTSAPPSMANWVDFPIHQRLEERLGLPALLENDATAAAAGTRLTTRHDVSVMAGLFMSEGIGSGLRLNGNVYQGAHGNAGEVGHICVQIGGPQCWCGSTGCLEAIAGPATVVAKARAAGLDLGSQRRTGVAAFAAIARLALTGDSRAEAILRDSASWLALGAQTITNMYDVQLLVLTGPAFAVAGTIYLPIIQERIMSSAFGRAVNTEVVLDERGHDAAAIGAALMMLRSERAISA; this comes from the coding sequence ATGCAGCAGGTCAGCGACGCGTCGTACGCACCGGGTTACGACCCGGCCCCGACGAACAGCCGCGCCCTCATTGTGGACAGCATCCGCTCCGCGGGCACGGTCAGCCGGGTGGAACTCACGCAGATCACCGGCCTGACCGCCCCCTCGGTCACCACGCTGGTCCGCCGGCTGATCGACGACGGGCTGGTCGACGAGGCCGGCCGCGGCTCGTCCACCGGCGGCAAGCCGCGCACGATGCTGCGGATCCGCGCCGCCGCCCGGTACGTCGTCGGCGTGCACCTGAGCCCCGACAGCGTGACGTACGTGCTCGTCGACTACGCCGGCGGGGTGGTGGCGCGCTGGCGGCGGGACGGGCCGGGCGACGAGAGCGATCCGGAGCAGGTCGTTGCCCGGATCGCCACCGAGACCACCGAGTTGATCGAGCGGGCCGGCGTCGATCCGGCGCTGATCCTCGGGCTCGGCTTCGTCTGCCCGGGCCCGCTGATCCGCAACCGCGGCGTCACCTCCGCCCCGCCGAGCATGGCGAACTGGGTCGACTTCCCGATCCACCAGCGCCTGGAGGAGCGGCTCGGACTGCCCGCGCTGCTCGAGAACGACGCAACCGCGGCCGCCGCCGGTACCAGGCTCACCACAAGGCATGACGTCTCGGTGATGGCCGGGTTGTTCATGAGTGAGGGCATCGGCTCGGGGCTCCGGCTGAACGGGAACGTCTACCAGGGCGCGCACGGCAACGCGGGCGAGGTCGGGCACATCTGCGTGCAGATCGGCGGCCCGCAGTGCTGGTGCGGGAGTACGGGCTGCCTGGAGGCGATCGCCGGTCCGGCCACGGTCGTCGCGAAGGCCCGGGCCGCGGGCCTCGACCTCGGGTCTCAGCGCCGTACCGGGGTCGCGGCGTTCGCCGCCATCGCCCGGCTCGCACTCACCGGGGACTCGCGGGCCGAGGCGATCCTGCGCGACTCGGCGTCCTGGCTCGCGCTCGGCGCGCAGACGATCACGAACATGTACGACGTCCAGCTGCTCGTGCTGACCGGTCCGGCGTTCGCCGTGGCGGGGACGATCTACCTGCCGATCATCCAGGAACGGATCATGAGCTCCGCGTTCGGGCGGGCCGTGAACACCGAAGTGGTGCTGGACGAGCGCGGGCACGACGCGGCCGCGATCGGCGCGGCGCTGATGATGCTGCGCTCCGAGCGCGCGATCTCTGCCTGA
- a CDS encoding ABC transporter permease yields MAITTEGAAQVASADGPSPVAQTRRRLPPMTLKLAVGLTIAGVIVLFGVLGPFLVGNPSTVRDIGLTGPGNGFLLGTTQSGQDVFAQLAYATRGSLIIGVVVGAITLLLSSFFGVVGAFVGGSTDEAFSLFTNIMLVIPGLPLVIVISSYVPNKSIWLVAAVLAITSWAGSARVLRGFTLSVRSRDYVLAARIGGEKRWRILAVEILPNLIPLLASQVVFAVIFAILGEAGLSFLGLGASGSFTWGTMLFYAQNGLALRLGAWWWFAPPGLAIALFGAALSLINFSIDEIINPKLRSQTRAERNTWSVKP; encoded by the coding sequence ATGGCCATCACCACTGAAGGGGCCGCGCAGGTCGCCTCGGCGGACGGCCCGTCGCCGGTCGCGCAGACCCGGCGCCGGCTGCCGCCGATGACCCTCAAGCTCGCCGTCGGCCTGACGATCGCCGGCGTGATCGTTCTGTTCGGCGTGCTCGGCCCGTTCCTCGTCGGCAATCCGTCCACCGTCCGCGACATCGGGCTGACCGGTCCGGGGAACGGCTTCCTGCTCGGTACCACGCAGAGCGGGCAGGACGTGTTCGCGCAGCTCGCGTACGCCACCCGCGGCTCGCTCATCATCGGCGTCGTGGTCGGCGCGATCACGCTGCTGCTGTCGTCGTTCTTCGGCGTCGTCGGCGCGTTCGTCGGCGGCTCGACGGACGAGGCGTTCTCCCTGTTCACCAACATCATGCTGGTGATCCCGGGCCTGCCGCTGGTGATCGTGATCTCCAGCTACGTACCGAACAAGTCGATCTGGCTGGTGGCCGCCGTACTCGCGATCACCAGCTGGGCCGGATCGGCCCGGGTCCTGCGCGGGTTCACGCTCAGCGTGCGCAGCCGGGACTATGTGCTGGCGGCAAGGATCGGCGGCGAGAAACGCTGGCGGATCCTGGCCGTGGAGATCCTGCCGAACCTGATCCCGCTGCTCGCCTCGCAGGTGGTGTTCGCGGTGATCTTCGCGATCCTCGGCGAGGCCGGACTGTCGTTCCTCGGGCTCGGCGCGTCCGGGTCGTTCACCTGGGGCACGATGCTGTTCTACGCGCAGAACGGGCTGGCGCTTCGGCTCGGCGCCTGGTGGTGGTTCGCGCCGCCGGGGTTGGCGATCGCGCTGTTCGGCGCGGCGCTGTCGCTGATCAACTTCTCGATCGACGAAATCATCAATCCGAAGCTGCGCTCGCAGACCCGAGCCGAGCGCAACACCTGGAGCGTGAAGCCGTGA
- a CDS encoding carbohydrate ABC transporter permease has product MRRTAYTVIGVLILCVMLFPVYWMVNASLQPSGNTLTAGFLPLHPTFSGYKRALDEQGGNLVTSMIIAAGTVVLSLAIATPCAYALSQFRSRWVSIGLLAILISQMIPGIVIANALYTAYERIGLLNSIPGLIIANCASGIPFAILILRSFMLSLPPSLVEAARVDGAGLFRAFVAIVLPISKNSLITAGLFSFLFSWSDFLFALTLTTKGGVRPVTLGIYQYLGTQVQNWNAVMATAVLSAVPAIVLLVAAQKYIAAGAIGGAVK; this is encoded by the coding sequence ATGCGACGTACGGCGTACACCGTCATCGGCGTGCTGATCCTGTGCGTGATGCTGTTCCCGGTCTACTGGATGGTGAACGCCTCGCTGCAGCCGTCCGGGAACACGCTGACCGCCGGCTTCCTGCCCTTGCATCCGACGTTCTCCGGCTACAAGCGCGCGCTCGACGAGCAGGGCGGCAACCTGGTCACGAGCATGATCATCGCGGCCGGGACCGTGGTACTGAGCCTGGCGATCGCGACCCCGTGTGCGTACGCGCTCTCGCAGTTCCGGTCCCGCTGGGTGTCGATCGGGTTGCTGGCGATCCTGATCTCGCAGATGATCCCCGGGATCGTGATCGCGAACGCGCTCTACACGGCCTACGAACGGATCGGGCTGCTGAACTCGATCCCGGGCCTGATCATCGCGAACTGTGCGAGCGGGATCCCGTTCGCGATCCTGATCCTGCGCTCGTTCATGCTCTCGTTGCCGCCGTCGCTGGTGGAGGCGGCCCGGGTGGACGGCGCCGGGCTGTTCCGGGCGTTCGTGGCGATCGTGCTGCCGATCAGCAAGAACTCGCTGATCACCGCCGGACTGTTCAGTTTCCTGTTTTCCTGGAGCGATTTCCTGTTCGCGCTGACGCTGACCACCAAGGGCGGCGTGCGGCCGGTGACGCTCGGGATCTACCAGTACCTCGGCACCCAGGTGCAGAACTGGAACGCGGTGATGGCGACCGCGGTGCTCTCGGCGGTCCCGGCCATCGTGCTGCTGGTCGCCGCGCAGAAGTACATCGCCGCCGGCGCCATCGGCGGAGCCGTCAAATAG
- a CDS encoding ABC transporter permease has translation MRYLLRKLTFYVAALWAALTLNFLIPRLMPGNPVDLMLSKLATKGPVTPTTRAAIQALLGTDTSSSLWTQYWRYLHHLATGDLGTSIAYFPAPVSQVIGQTLPWTVGLIGIATVISFAVGILLGRAAGWRRGSWIDNLIPFTTMLQSVPYFWLALLLLFLLGSTWPVFPLSGGYDVYSVTPGWSLPFAQSVLYHGALPALTIVISSIGGWMLGMRNMMVSTLSEDFVVTAEAKGLTPRRIRSRYVARNAILPSVSGFAISLGFVVAGSIVTEAVFSYPGIGSALLLAVGNNDYALMQGVFLIITLAVLGANLLVDLLYGVIDPRTRARS, from the coding sequence ATGCGCTACCTGCTCCGGAAACTCACCTTCTACGTGGCCGCGCTCTGGGCGGCGCTGACGCTGAACTTCCTGATTCCCCGGCTGATGCCGGGGAACCCGGTCGATCTCATGCTGTCGAAACTCGCCACCAAGGGCCCGGTCACGCCGACGACCCGGGCAGCGATCCAGGCGTTGCTCGGTACCGACACCAGCTCGTCGCTCTGGACGCAGTACTGGCGCTACCTGCACCACCTGGCCACCGGCGACCTCGGTACGTCGATCGCGTACTTCCCGGCGCCGGTGTCCCAGGTGATCGGGCAGACGCTGCCGTGGACGGTCGGGCTGATCGGGATCGCGACGGTGATCTCGTTCGCGGTCGGGATCCTGCTCGGCCGCGCGGCCGGCTGGCGGCGTGGCTCGTGGATCGACAACCTCATCCCGTTCACCACGATGCTGCAGTCGGTGCCGTATTTCTGGCTCGCGCTGCTGCTGCTCTTCCTGCTCGGGAGCACGTGGCCGGTCTTCCCACTGAGCGGCGGGTACGACGTGTACTCCGTGACGCCCGGCTGGAGCCTGCCGTTCGCGCAGTCCGTGCTGTACCACGGCGCGCTGCCGGCGCTGACGATCGTGATCTCGTCGATCGGCGGCTGGATGCTCGGGATGCGGAACATGATGGTGTCCACGCTGTCCGAGGACTTCGTGGTGACCGCGGAGGCGAAGGGCCTGACCCCGCGCCGGATCCGGTCCCGGTACGTGGCCCGGAACGCGATCCTGCCATCGGTGTCCGGGTTCGCGATCTCGCTCGGGTTCGTGGTCGCCGGGTCGATCGTGACCGAGGCGGTGTTCTCCTACCCGGGCATCGGTTCCGCGCTGTTGCTTGCTGTCGGCAACAACGACTACGCCTTGATGCAGGGCGTCTTCCTGATCATCACGCTGGCCGTGCTCGGCGCGAACCTGCTCGTCGACCTGCTGTACGGCGTCATCGACCCGCGCACGCGTGCGCGCTCCTGA
- a CDS encoding ABC transporter ATP-binding protein: MSVLSIENLSIDYLAETTVHAVREVSLTLERGEILGLAGESGCGKSTLAYAITRLLKPPARITSGRVLFSSREGYDIDLSSLTGDDLRAFRWDKIAMVFQGAMNSLNPVLRIFEQLEDVFITHRPEIGKVERRLRCGELLERVGVDRDRLRAYPHELSGGMRQRVMIAMALALEPQVLIMDEPTTALDVVVQREILREITRLRSELGFAVVFITHDLPLLLEISDRIAVMRDGVIVELDDALTLYTKPQHPYTKQLLSSFPSLTGERGAFVRTGIEEPV; the protein is encoded by the coding sequence GTGAGTGTGCTCAGCATCGAGAACCTCAGCATCGACTACCTCGCCGAGACAACGGTGCACGCCGTCCGCGAAGTCTCGCTGACCTTGGAACGGGGTGAGATCCTCGGGCTCGCAGGAGAAAGCGGTTGTGGAAAGTCCACACTGGCGTACGCGATCACCCGGCTGCTGAAGCCGCCGGCGCGGATCACCAGCGGCCGGGTACTGTTCTCGTCCCGCGAGGGGTACGACATCGACCTGTCGTCGCTGACCGGCGACGACCTGCGGGCGTTCCGCTGGGACAAGATCGCGATGGTCTTCCAGGGCGCGATGAACTCGCTCAATCCGGTACTGCGGATCTTCGAACAGCTCGAGGACGTGTTCATCACGCACCGGCCGGAAATCGGCAAGGTCGAGCGCCGGCTGCGGTGCGGCGAACTGCTCGAACGCGTCGGCGTCGACCGCGACCGGCTCCGCGCGTACCCGCACGAGCTGTCCGGCGGGATGCGGCAGCGGGTGATGATCGCGATGGCGCTCGCGCTCGAGCCGCAGGTACTGATCATGGACGAGCCGACGACGGCGCTCGACGTGGTCGTCCAGCGGGAGATCCTGCGCGAGATCACCCGGCTGCGGTCCGAGCTCGGGTTCGCGGTCGTGTTCATCACCCACGACCTCCCGCTGCTGCTGGAGATCAGCGACCGGATCGCGGTGATGCGCGACGGGGTGATCGTCGAGCTCGACGACGCGCTGACGCTGTACACCAAGCCGCAACACCCGTACACGAAGCAATTGCTGTCGTCGTTCCCCAGCCTGACCGGCGAACGCGGCGCCTTTGTCCGCACCGGCATCGAGGAGCCAGTATGA
- a CDS encoding LacI family DNA-binding transcriptional regulator, with protein MHERIAGLVLARPGRLLGMEPFMADVVQGIEEVFAGRGCSLLIEFAADIRGEIETWQRWVANRYVDGIVMVDLRTSDPRLDELQRLGVPAVLLGGPELEVPITNVLVDNAEGARAAVRALARLGHRDIARVSGPRDMLHCQARDDAFMETCAEHDVQARVIEGDYSEDSGRDATKQLLTGSRVPTAVVYDNDLMAIGGLAAARELGFAVPDQLSVIAWDDTAVARLATPPLSVVTVDVHGLGMIVGEAILNVIQGAEPTTYQVPKPTIRLARSTTPPAPRPS; from the coding sequence ATGCATGAGCGGATCGCTGGGCTGGTACTGGCGCGTCCCGGGCGGCTGCTCGGGATGGAGCCGTTCATGGCCGACGTCGTCCAAGGCATCGAGGAAGTGTTCGCCGGGCGCGGCTGCAGCCTGCTGATCGAGTTCGCGGCGGACATCCGCGGCGAGATCGAGACCTGGCAGCGCTGGGTCGCCAACCGGTACGTCGACGGCATCGTGATGGTCGATCTGCGGACCTCGGACCCGCGGCTGGACGAGTTGCAGCGGCTCGGCGTACCGGCCGTGCTGCTGGGCGGCCCGGAGCTCGAGGTGCCGATCACGAACGTACTGGTCGACAATGCCGAGGGTGCTCGCGCGGCGGTCCGGGCGCTCGCGCGGCTCGGGCATCGCGACATCGCGCGGGTCAGCGGGCCGCGGGACATGCTGCACTGCCAGGCGCGCGACGACGCGTTCATGGAGACCTGCGCGGAGCACGACGTGCAGGCGCGGGTGATCGAGGGCGACTACTCGGAGGACTCCGGGCGGGACGCGACCAAGCAGCTGCTGACCGGCAGCCGAGTCCCGACGGCAGTTGTCTATGACAACGACCTGATGGCGATCGGCGGCCTGGCCGCGGCGCGCGAGCTCGGCTTCGCGGTCCCGGACCAGCTGTCCGTCATTGCCTGGGACGACACTGCGGTGGCGCGACTGGCCACGCCACCGCTGAGCGTCGTCACGGTCGACGTACACGGCTTGGGCATGATCGTCGGCGAGGCAATCCTCAACGTGATCCAGGGCGCCGAGCCCACCACCTACCAGGTCCCCAAACCAACAATCCGCCTGGCCCGCTCCACCACCCCACCAGCCCCCCGCCCCAGCTAG
- a CDS encoding Gfo/Idh/MocA family protein, whose protein sequence is MPEPLRLVQAGAGGMGRAWLRTIAANTSVQLVGLVDLDVDVARAAADEHGYHDVPVATSIDELDVEFEALIDVTVPVAHPTVSVEALLRGVPVLCEKPLAETVRECLQMAAASEVSGKLLMVSQSRRYFRAVEAFRRQLAELGPVGTLSCEFYKAPHFSGFRERMAEPLLVDMAIHQFDLSRKLIGSEPVSVYCDSYNPSWSWFDGNAAASAIFTYADGTRFTFAGSWCAPGLETSWNGRWRASTAGGTATWDGDNAPVAEPDVPAPLGDEPEEIAGSLVEFVNAVRTGTKPQSEVHSNVVSIAMVEAAVRSADTGVPVRIADIVTDAYTEALSTTQNPDLLAALKSWGDPLAVLGLS, encoded by the coding sequence ATGCCTGAACCCCTACGCCTGGTGCAGGCCGGAGCCGGCGGCATGGGCCGCGCCTGGCTCCGCACCATCGCGGCCAACACTTCCGTGCAGCTGGTCGGGCTCGTCGACCTGGACGTCGACGTGGCGCGTGCCGCGGCAGACGAACACGGCTACCACGACGTACCGGTCGCCACCTCGATCGACGAACTGGATGTCGAGTTCGAGGCTCTGATCGACGTGACTGTGCCGGTGGCGCATCCGACGGTCAGCGTGGAAGCGTTGCTGCGCGGAGTCCCGGTACTGTGCGAGAAACCGCTGGCGGAAACGGTCCGCGAGTGTCTGCAGATGGCGGCCGCGTCCGAGGTCAGCGGCAAGTTGTTGATGGTCTCGCAGTCGCGGCGGTACTTCCGGGCCGTGGAGGCGTTCCGCAGGCAGCTCGCCGAGCTCGGGCCGGTCGGGACGCTGTCGTGCGAGTTCTACAAGGCGCCGCACTTCAGCGGCTTCCGCGAGCGGATGGCGGAGCCGTTGCTGGTCGACATGGCGATCCACCAGTTCGACCTGTCCCGCAAGCTGATCGGGTCCGAGCCGGTCTCGGTGTACTGCGACTCGTACAACCCGTCCTGGAGCTGGTTCGACGGCAACGCGGCGGCGTCCGCGATCTTCACCTACGCCGACGGGACACGTTTCACCTTCGCGGGCAGCTGGTGCGCGCCCGGGCTCGAGACGTCCTGGAACGGTCGCTGGCGGGCCAGTACGGCCGGCGGTACGGCGACCTGGGACGGCGACAACGCCCCGGTCGCGGAACCTGATGTACCCGCGCCGCTCGGTGACGAACCCGAGGAGATCGCCGGTTCGCTGGTCGAGTTCGTGAACGCGGTCCGCACCGGGACGAAGCCGCAGTCCGAGGTGCACTCGAACGTCGTCAGCATCGCGATGGTCGAGGCCGCCGTACGGTCCGCCGACACCGGCGTACCGGTGCGGATCGCCGACATCGTCACCGACGCCTACACCGAGGCACTCTCCACCACCCAGAACCCCGACCTCCTCGCGGCCCTCAAGTCCTGGGGCGACCCGTTGGCCGTCCTCGGCCTGTCCTGA